The following proteins are encoded in a genomic region of Microcebus murinus isolate Inina chromosome 30, M.murinus_Inina_mat1.0, whole genome shotgun sequence:
- the KBTBD8 gene encoding kelch repeat and BTB domain-containing protein 8 isoform X2 encodes MDPAHACGVLRQLKAMYDEGQLTDIVVEVDHGRTFSCHRNVLAAVSPYFRSMFTSGLTESTQKEVRIVGVEAESMDLVLNYAYTSRVILTEANVQALFTAASIFQIPSIQDQCAKYMISHLDPQNSIGVFIFADHYGHQELGDRSKEYIRKKFLCVTKEQEFLQLTKDQLISILDSDDLNVDREEHVYESIIRWFEHEQNEREVHLPEIFAKCIRFPLMEDTFIEKIPPRFAQAVSKCCVEKGPSNTNGCAQRLGMTASEMIICFDAAHKHSGKKQTVPCLDIVTGRVFKLCKPPNDLREVGILVSPDNDIYIAGGYRPSSSEVSIDHKAENDFWMYDHSTNRWLPKPSLLRARIGCKLVHCCGKMYAIGGRVYEGDGRNSLKSVECYDSRENCWTTVCAMPVAMEFHNAVEYKEKIYVLQGEFFLFYEPQKDYWGFLTPMTVPRIQGLAAVYKDSIYYIAGTCGNHQRVFTVEAYDIELNKWTRKKDFPCDQSINPYLKLVLFQNKLHLFVRATQVTVEEHVFRTSRKNSLYQYDDVADQWMKVYETPDRLWDLGRHFECAVAKLYPQCLQKVL; translated from the exons ATGGACCCCGCGCACGCCTGCGGCGTCCTCCGGCAGCTGAAAGCCATGTACGACGAGGGGCAGCTGACCGACATCGTCGTGGAGGTGGACCACGGGCGCACGTTCTCCTGCCACCGCAACGTGCTCGCCGCCGTCAGCCCGTACTTCAG ATCCATGTTCACTAGCGGCCTTACAGAAAGTACTCAAAAAGAAGTTCGAATAGTCGGTGTTGAAGCTGAATCAATGGATTTAGTGTTGAACTATGCCTACACCTCCAGAGTTATTCTGACAGAGGCCAATGTCCAAGCCTTGTTCACTGCAGCTAGCATCTTCCAGATTCCTTCCATCCAAGACCAGTGTGCCAAGTATATGATCAGTCATCTGGACCCACAGAATTCTATTGGCGTCTTTATCTTTGCTGATCATTATGGTCATCAGGAACTTGGAGATCGGTCAAAAGAATACATTCGTAAAAAGTTTCTGTGTGTCACCAAAGAACAAGAGTTTCTTCAGTTGACAAAAGACCAACTGATAAGCATACTAGACAGTGATGATTTAAACGTGGACCGAGAAGAGCATGTTTATGAAAGCATCATAAGGTGGTTTGAACATGAACAGAATGAAAGAGAAGTGCACCTTCCAGAAATTTTTGCCAAATGCATTCGTTTTCCTCTGATGGAAGATACCTTTATAGAGAAAATCCCCCCTCGGTTCGCACAGGCCGTATCCAAATGCTGTGTGGAAAAGGGACCGTCCAACACCAATGGCTGTGCGCAGAGGCTTGGAATGACTGCTTCCGAAATGATCATATGTTTTGATGCTGCCCACAAACACTCAGGAAAGAAGCAAACAGTGCCTTGTCTAGATATAGTCACGGGGAGAGTGTTTAAACTATGCAAACCACCAAATGACCTGAGAGAAGTTGGGATTCTTGTATCACCAGACAATGACATTTACATCGCAGGAGGCTACAGGCCGAGCAGCAGTGAGGTGTCCATCGACCATAAGGCAGAAAACGATTTCTGGATGTACGACCATTCCACCAACAGATGGCTGCCCAAACCGTCCTTGCTGAGAGCCAGAATAGGCTGCAAGCTAGTGCACTGCTGTGGTAAGATGTATGCAATTGGAGGCCGTGTTTATGAAGGTGACGGAAGAAACTCGCTAAAATCTGTGGAGTGCTACGACAGCAGAGAGAACTGTTGGACAACTGTTTGCGCCATGCCGGTGGCGATGGAATTCCATAATGCCGTGGAGTACAAAGAGAAGATCTATGTTTTACAGG gagaatttttcctcttctatgaGCCTCAAAAAGACTACTGGGGTTTTTTAACCCCCATGACTGTGCCTAGAATCCAGGGCTTGGCAGCTGTGTACAAGGACTCCATCTACTACATAGCTGGGACCTGTGGAAATCATCAACGCGTGTTTACTGTCGAAGCCTATGATATTGAGCTCAATAAGTGGACTCGCAAAAAGGATTTTCCATGCGATCAGTCCATAAATCCATACCTTAAGCTGGTACTCTTCCAGAACAAACTCCATTTATTCGTTCGAGCGACTCAAGTGACTGTTGAAGAACACGTCTTCAGAACCAGCAGGAAAAATTCCCTCTACCAATACGATGACGTCGCTGACCAGTGGATGAAAGTGTATGAGACCCCGGATCGGCTCTGGGACCTGGGGCGGCATTTCGAGTGCGCCGTGGCTAAGCTCTATCCTCAGTGTCTTCAGAAGGTCCTCTAA
- the KBTBD8 gene encoding kelch repeat and BTB domain-containing protein 8 isoform X1 has translation MFTSGLTESTQKEVRIVGVEAESMDLVLNYAYTSRVILTEANVQALFTAASIFQIPSIQDQCAKYMISHLDPQNSIGVFIFADHYGHQELGDRSKEYIRKKFLCVTKEQEFLQLTKDQLISILDSDDLNVDREEHVYESIIRWFEHEQNEREVHLPEIFAKCIRFPLMEDTFIEKIPPRFAQAVSKCCVEKGPSNTNGCAQRLGMTASEMIICFDAAHKHSGKKQTVPCLDIVTGRVFKLCKPPNDLREVGILVSPDNDIYIAGGYRPSSSEVSIDHKAENDFWMYDHSTNRWLPKPSLLRARIGCKLVHCCGKMYAIGGRVYEGDGRNSLKSVECYDSRENCWTTVCAMPVAMEFHNAVEYKEKIYVLQGEFFLFYEPQKDYWGFLTPMTVPRIQGLAAVYKDSIYYIAGTCGNHQRVFTVEAYDIELNKWTRKKDFPCDQSINPYLKLVLFQNKLHLFVRATQVTVEEHVFRTSRKNSLYQYDDVADQWMKVYETPDRLWDLGRHFECAVAKLYPQCLQKVL, from the exons ATGTTCACTAGCGGCCTTACAGAAAGTACTCAAAAAGAAGTTCGAATAGTCGGTGTTGAAGCTGAATCAATGGATTTAGTGTTGAACTATGCCTACACCTCCAGAGTTATTCTGACAGAGGCCAATGTCCAAGCCTTGTTCACTGCAGCTAGCATCTTCCAGATTCCTTCCATCCAAGACCAGTGTGCCAAGTATATGATCAGTCATCTGGACCCACAGAATTCTATTGGCGTCTTTATCTTTGCTGATCATTATGGTCATCAGGAACTTGGAGATCGGTCAAAAGAATACATTCGTAAAAAGTTTCTGTGTGTCACCAAAGAACAAGAGTTTCTTCAGTTGACAAAAGACCAACTGATAAGCATACTAGACAGTGATGATTTAAACGTGGACCGAGAAGAGCATGTTTATGAAAGCATCATAAGGTGGTTTGAACATGAACAGAATGAAAGAGAAGTGCACCTTCCAGAAATTTTTGCCAAATGCATTCGTTTTCCTCTGATGGAAGATACCTTTATAGAGAAAATCCCCCCTCGGTTCGCACAGGCCGTATCCAAATGCTGTGTGGAAAAGGGACCGTCCAACACCAATGGCTGTGCGCAGAGGCTTGGAATGACTGCTTCCGAAATGATCATATGTTTTGATGCTGCCCACAAACACTCAGGAAAGAAGCAAACAGTGCCTTGTCTAGATATAGTCACGGGGAGAGTGTTTAAACTATGCAAACCACCAAATGACCTGAGAGAAGTTGGGATTCTTGTATCACCAGACAATGACATTTACATCGCAGGAGGCTACAGGCCGAGCAGCAGTGAGGTGTCCATCGACCATAAGGCAGAAAACGATTTCTGGATGTACGACCATTCCACCAACAGATGGCTGCCCAAACCGTCCTTGCTGAGAGCCAGAATAGGCTGCAAGCTAGTGCACTGCTGTGGTAAGATGTATGCAATTGGAGGCCGTGTTTATGAAGGTGACGGAAGAAACTCGCTAAAATCTGTGGAGTGCTACGACAGCAGAGAGAACTGTTGGACAACTGTTTGCGCCATGCCGGTGGCGATGGAATTCCATAATGCCGTGGAGTACAAAGAGAAGATCTATGTTTTACAGG gagaatttttcctcttctatgaGCCTCAAAAAGACTACTGGGGTTTTTTAACCCCCATGACTGTGCCTAGAATCCAGGGCTTGGCAGCTGTGTACAAGGACTCCATCTACTACATAGCTGGGACCTGTGGAAATCATCAACGCGTGTTTACTGTCGAAGCCTATGATATTGAGCTCAATAAGTGGACTCGCAAAAAGGATTTTCCATGCGATCAGTCCATAAATCCATACCTTAAGCTGGTACTCTTCCAGAACAAACTCCATTTATTCGTTCGAGCGACTCAAGTGACTGTTGAAGAACACGTCTTCAGAACCAGCAGGAAAAATTCCCTCTACCAATACGATGACGTCGCTGACCAGTGGATGAAAGTGTATGAGACCCCGGATCGGCTCTGGGACCTGGGGCGGCATTTCGAGTGCGCCGTGGCTAAGCTCTATCCTCAGTGTCTTCAGAAGGTCCTCTAA